From a region of the Neodiprion fabricii isolate iyNeoFabr1 chromosome 7, iyNeoFabr1.1, whole genome shotgun sequence genome:
- the LOC124186162 gene encoding E3 ubiquitin-protein ligase NRDP1 isoform X1, with product MGFEVHRFQGEVDEELLCPICSGVLEEPVQVSDVLQAQLCEHAFCRACINEWINRQPTCPVDRAPITSAQLRPVPRILRNLLARLCIGCDNTIYGCQVVVKLDCLVAHLDECEYNPKRPMPCEQGCGLIIPKDELNGHHCIRELRSLIQSQQQKLTDVKRELGEQQFQINEQKREIHLLKDFMRAMRVSNPAMRAIADQMERDEVVRWSATLPRARVTRWGGMISTPDELLQVKTMIKRTLSEYNCPPHVIDELMENCHERKWPPGLNSLETRQSSRRQYENYICKRVPGKQAVLVLHCDNTHMPEDMMVEPGLVMIFAHGIE from the exons GTAAGTGATGTGTTACAGGCTCAACTCTGCGAGCATGCATTTTGCCGGGCTTGCATCAACGAGTGGATCAACCGACAACCGACCTGTCCTGTAGACCGGGCGCCGATAACGTCTGCGCAACTGAGGCCTGTACCTAGAATCCTAAGAAATTTGCTAGCCCGATTATGCATTGGCTGCGACAATACGATATACGGATGCCAAGTTGTCGTAAAGTTGGATTGCCTTGTCGCACACCTCGACGAGTGCGAGTACAATCCAAAACGGCCAATGCCATGCGAGCAAGGCTGCGGATTGATAATACCGAAAGACGAGCTGAACGGTCATCATTGCATACGAGAACTTCGCAGCCTGATACAATCACAGCAACAGAAGTTGACCGACGTGAAAAGGGAACTGGGAGAACAACAGTTTCAGATCAATGAACAAAAACGGGAAATACATTTGCTTAAGGATTTTATGAGAGCAATGAGGGTCTCAAATCCGGCCATGAGAGCTATCGCGGATCAAATGGAACGCGACGAAGTTGTCAGATGGTCCGCCACGCTTCCTCGTGCCAGAGTAACTAGATGGGGGGGTATGATTTCCACACCTGATGAGCTGTTACAGgtaaaa ACAATGATCAAGAGAACACTATCAGAATATAATTGTCCGCCACATGTGATTGATGAACTGATGGAAAACTGTCACGAAAGAAAATGGCCACCTGGATTAAATTCTTTGGAAACGAGGCAAAGTTCTCGGCGTCagtatgaaaattatatatgCAAAAGAGTACCTGGTAAGCAGGCTGTGCTGGTGCTTCATTGTGATAACACTCATATGCCTGAAGACATGATGGTAGAGCCAGGTTTAGTTATGATTTTTGCTCATGGTATTGAATGA
- the LOC124186162 gene encoding E3 ubiquitin-protein ligase NRDP1 isoform X2, which produces MGFEVHRFQGEVDEELLCPICSGVLEEPVQVSDVLQAQLCEHAFCRACINEWINRQPTCPVDRAPITSAQLRPVPRILRNLLARLCIGCDNTIYGCQVVVKLDCLVAHLDECEYNPKRPMPCEQGCGLIIPKDELNGHHCIRELRSLIQSQQQKLTDVKRELGEQQFQINEQKREIHLLKDFMRAMRVSNPAMRAIADQMERDEVVRWSATLPRARVTRWGGMISTPDELLQTMIKRTLSEYNCPPHVIDELMENCHERKWPPGLNSLETRQSSRRQYENYICKRVPGKQAVLVLHCDNTHMPEDMMVEPGLVMIFAHGIE; this is translated from the exons GTAAGTGATGTGTTACAGGCTCAACTCTGCGAGCATGCATTTTGCCGGGCTTGCATCAACGAGTGGATCAACCGACAACCGACCTGTCCTGTAGACCGGGCGCCGATAACGTCTGCGCAACTGAGGCCTGTACCTAGAATCCTAAGAAATTTGCTAGCCCGATTATGCATTGGCTGCGACAATACGATATACGGATGCCAAGTTGTCGTAAAGTTGGATTGCCTTGTCGCACACCTCGACGAGTGCGAGTACAATCCAAAACGGCCAATGCCATGCGAGCAAGGCTGCGGATTGATAATACCGAAAGACGAGCTGAACGGTCATCATTGCATACGAGAACTTCGCAGCCTGATACAATCACAGCAACAGAAGTTGACCGACGTGAAAAGGGAACTGGGAGAACAACAGTTTCAGATCAATGAACAAAAACGGGAAATACATTTGCTTAAGGATTTTATGAGAGCAATGAGGGTCTCAAATCCGGCCATGAGAGCTATCGCGGATCAAATGGAACGCGACGAAGTTGTCAGATGGTCCGCCACGCTTCCTCGTGCCAGAGTAACTAGATGGGGGGGTATGATTTCCACACCTGATGAGCTGTTACAG ACAATGATCAAGAGAACACTATCAGAATATAATTGTCCGCCACATGTGATTGATGAACTGATGGAAAACTGTCACGAAAGAAAATGGCCACCTGGATTAAATTCTTTGGAAACGAGGCAAAGTTCTCGGCGTCagtatgaaaattatatatgCAAAAGAGTACCTGGTAAGCAGGCTGTGCTGGTGCTTCATTGTGATAACACTCATATGCCTGAAGACATGATGGTAGAGCCAGGTTTAGTTATGATTTTTGCTCATGGTATTGAATGA
- the LOC124186162 gene encoding E3 ubiquitin-protein ligase NRDP1 isoform X3, whose amino-acid sequence MGFEVHRFQGEVDEELLCPICSGVLEEPVQAQLCEHAFCRACINEWINRQPTCPVDRAPITSAQLRPVPRILRNLLARLCIGCDNTIYGCQVVVKLDCLVAHLDECEYNPKRPMPCEQGCGLIIPKDELNGHHCIRELRSLIQSQQQKLTDVKRELGEQQFQINEQKREIHLLKDFMRAMRVSNPAMRAIADQMERDEVVRWSATLPRARVTRWGGMISTPDELLQVKTMIKRTLSEYNCPPHVIDELMENCHERKWPPGLNSLETRQSSRRQYENYICKRVPGKQAVLVLHCDNTHMPEDMMVEPGLVMIFAHGIE is encoded by the exons GCTCAACTCTGCGAGCATGCATTTTGCCGGGCTTGCATCAACGAGTGGATCAACCGACAACCGACCTGTCCTGTAGACCGGGCGCCGATAACGTCTGCGCAACTGAGGCCTGTACCTAGAATCCTAAGAAATTTGCTAGCCCGATTATGCATTGGCTGCGACAATACGATATACGGATGCCAAGTTGTCGTAAAGTTGGATTGCCTTGTCGCACACCTCGACGAGTGCGAGTACAATCCAAAACGGCCAATGCCATGCGAGCAAGGCTGCGGATTGATAATACCGAAAGACGAGCTGAACGGTCATCATTGCATACGAGAACTTCGCAGCCTGATACAATCACAGCAACAGAAGTTGACCGACGTGAAAAGGGAACTGGGAGAACAACAGTTTCAGATCAATGAACAAAAACGGGAAATACATTTGCTTAAGGATTTTATGAGAGCAATGAGGGTCTCAAATCCGGCCATGAGAGCTATCGCGGATCAAATGGAACGCGACGAAGTTGTCAGATGGTCCGCCACGCTTCCTCGTGCCAGAGTAACTAGATGGGGGGGTATGATTTCCACACCTGATGAGCTGTTACAGgtaaaa ACAATGATCAAGAGAACACTATCAGAATATAATTGTCCGCCACATGTGATTGATGAACTGATGGAAAACTGTCACGAAAGAAAATGGCCACCTGGATTAAATTCTTTGGAAACGAGGCAAAGTTCTCGGCGTCagtatgaaaattatatatgCAAAAGAGTACCTGGTAAGCAGGCTGTGCTGGTGCTTCATTGTGATAACACTCATATGCCTGAAGACATGATGGTAGAGCCAGGTTTAGTTATGATTTTTGCTCATGGTATTGAATGA
- the LOC124186162 gene encoding E3 ubiquitin-protein ligase NRDP1 isoform X4 codes for MGFEVHRFQGEVDEELLCPICSGVLEEPVQAQLCEHAFCRACINEWINRQPTCPVDRAPITSAQLRPVPRILRNLLARLCIGCDNTIYGCQVVVKLDCLVAHLDECEYNPKRPMPCEQGCGLIIPKDELNGHHCIRELRSLIQSQQQKLTDVKRELGEQQFQINEQKREIHLLKDFMRAMRVSNPAMRAIADQMERDEVVRWSATLPRARVTRWGGMISTPDELLQTMIKRTLSEYNCPPHVIDELMENCHERKWPPGLNSLETRQSSRRQYENYICKRVPGKQAVLVLHCDNTHMPEDMMVEPGLVMIFAHGIE; via the exons GCTCAACTCTGCGAGCATGCATTTTGCCGGGCTTGCATCAACGAGTGGATCAACCGACAACCGACCTGTCCTGTAGACCGGGCGCCGATAACGTCTGCGCAACTGAGGCCTGTACCTAGAATCCTAAGAAATTTGCTAGCCCGATTATGCATTGGCTGCGACAATACGATATACGGATGCCAAGTTGTCGTAAAGTTGGATTGCCTTGTCGCACACCTCGACGAGTGCGAGTACAATCCAAAACGGCCAATGCCATGCGAGCAAGGCTGCGGATTGATAATACCGAAAGACGAGCTGAACGGTCATCATTGCATACGAGAACTTCGCAGCCTGATACAATCACAGCAACAGAAGTTGACCGACGTGAAAAGGGAACTGGGAGAACAACAGTTTCAGATCAATGAACAAAAACGGGAAATACATTTGCTTAAGGATTTTATGAGAGCAATGAGGGTCTCAAATCCGGCCATGAGAGCTATCGCGGATCAAATGGAACGCGACGAAGTTGTCAGATGGTCCGCCACGCTTCCTCGTGCCAGAGTAACTAGATGGGGGGGTATGATTTCCACACCTGATGAGCTGTTACAG ACAATGATCAAGAGAACACTATCAGAATATAATTGTCCGCCACATGTGATTGATGAACTGATGGAAAACTGTCACGAAAGAAAATGGCCACCTGGATTAAATTCTTTGGAAACGAGGCAAAGTTCTCGGCGTCagtatgaaaattatatatgCAAAAGAGTACCTGGTAAGCAGGCTGTGCTGGTGCTTCATTGTGATAACACTCATATGCCTGAAGACATGATGGTAGAGCCAGGTTTAGTTATGATTTTTGCTCATGGTATTGAATGA